GATCGTGCGGAAGCCCAGCTCGGCCATGATGACGCGCAGGTCCTGCGCGATGAAGTGCATGAAGTTGACGACGTGCTCCGGCTTGCCGGCGAAGTGCCCGCGCAGCCGGTCGCTCTGCGTGGCAACACCCACGGGGCACGTGTCCTGGTGACAGTCACGCTGCATGAGGCAGCCGAGCGCGATGAGCGGGCCGGTCGCAAAACCGAACTCCTCGGCGCCGAGCAAGCATGCGATGGCGACGTCGCGGCCGGTCAGCAGCTTGCCGTCGGCCTCGAGCATGACGCGCGAGCGCAGGCCGTTCGCCAGCAGCGTCTGCTGGGTCTCGGCCAGGCCCAGCTCAAGCGGCAGGCCTGCGTGGTAGATGGAGTTGCGCGGCGCCGCGCCCGTGCCGCCGTCGTGGCCGGAGATGAGGATCTTCTCGGCGCCGCCCTTTGCCACGCCCGTCGCGATCGTGCCGACGCCGGCCTCCGAGACGAGCTTGACGGAGATGGCGGCGGAGGGATTGGCGTTCTTGAGGTCGTAGATGAGCTCGGCCAGGTCCTCGATGGAATAGATGTCGTGGTGCGGCGGCGGCGAGATGAGTCCGACGCCGGCCGTCGAGCGTCGCGTGCGCGCGATCCACGGGTAGACCTTCTTGCCAGGCAGGTGCCCGCCCTCGCCGGGCTTGGCGCCCTGCGCGAGCTTGATCTGGATCTCGCGGGCACTGCCCAAATAGCGGCTCGTGACGCCGAAACGCCCCGACGCGACCTGCTTGATGGCAGACAGCGCCGAGTCGCCGCCGGCAAGCGGCACCTCGCGCGCCACGTCCTCGCCGCCCTCGCCCGTGTTCGAGAAGCCGTGCAGGCGGTTCATGGCGACGGCCAGGCACTCGTGGGCCTCGCGGCTGATGGAGCCGTAGCTCATGGCGCCCGTCTTGAAGCGGCGGCAGATGTCGTCGGCGCTCTCCACCTCGTCGAGCGGCACGGGCGTGCGTCCGGCGGCGTCGAAGTCGAGCAGGTTGCGCAGGGTGATGGCGCGCCCCGGTCGGTTGACGATGGCGGTGTAGGCGTCCCACGCCTCGCGGCTGCCCGTGCGCGCGGCCGTCTGCAGCGCGAATATCATCGGCGGGTCGATGAGGTGATCCTCGCCGTCGGGGCGCCACTGCGTCAGGCCGGCGTTGGCGAGCTGGTCGGGGGCGGCACTGCCGGCCAGGCGGGCGGCCGTATCGTACTTGGCGCACGCCTCGCGCTGGAGGTCGTCGACGGACAGGCCCCCGATGCGGCTGACGGTGCCCGTGAAGTAGCGGCTGACGACCTCGTCGGACAGGCCGAGCGCCTCGAAGACCTGCGCCGAGTGGTAGCCCTGCATCGTCGAGATACCCATCTTGCTCATGATGGCGACGACACCGGCCGTGAGCGCCTTGTTGAAGTTGGCGATCGCCTGGGCGGGCTCGATGCCGGGCAGCAGGCCGCGCGCGCAGGCGTTGCGGATCTGCGCGTGGGCGAGGTAGGGGTAGACGGCGCTGGCGGAGTAGCCAATGAGCATGGCGGCGTCGTGCGTGCTGGCGATGTCGCCGGCCTCCACGACGAGGTCGACATGCGTGCGCAGGTTCTGGCGGATGAGGTGGTGATGCACAGCGCCCAGCGACAGCAGGCTCGGCACGGGCACCTGCCCCTCGCGCACGCGATCGGACAGCACGAGGATGTTCGTACCGGCGCGCACGGCGTCCTCGGCGGCGCGGGCGAGGCGGTCGAGCTCGGCCTCAAGGGCGCCGGGGCCGGCCGTGCGGTCGAAGGCGCACGTCAGGCTCGTGACCCTGAAGCCCACCTTGTCGATGGAGCGCACGCGCGTGAAGGCGTCGCGGTCGAGGATGGGCGACTCGAGCCGGATGAGGCGGCAGTTGGCGCGGCTGTCCTGCAGCAGGTTGCCGTGATTGCCGAGGTACAGCACGGTTGACGTGACCATCTTCTCGCGCAGCGCGTCGATGGGCGGGTTCGTGACCTGTGCGAACAGCTGCTTGAAGTAGTCGAACAGACGGCGCGGGCGCTGGGAGAGCACGGCGAGCGGCGCGTCGACGCCCATGGAGGCGAGCGGCTCCTTGCCGTCGCGCGCCATGGGGACGACGGCGTCCACGAGGTCCTCGTAGCCCAGGCCGTAGCGCGCGGCCAGGCTCGAGAGCGTGTCGCCTGGGGACAGCGCGCCAGCGTCGGGGTCGCACGCGTCTGCGGGTGAGGGCTCGCTCGGCAGTGGCAGGCTTTCGACGCGCAGCATGGTGGAGTCCAGCCACTCGCGGAAGGGCTGCTCGGAGGCCATACCCTCCTTGAGCTCGTCGTCCCATATGATGCGGCCTTCGTCGGGGTCGACGAGC
The window above is part of the Coriobacteriia bacterium genome. Proteins encoded here:
- the gltB gene encoding glutamate synthase large subunit, with amino-acid sequence MQYHSEAYGLYRPEFDHDACGIGALANIKGIRTHQMLNDALSVLLNLDHRGGVGLESNTGDGAGILFQLPHRFFRKEAQKCGHLLPDEGDYGVAMLFLPREQDDFDQARALFEQGCADCGLPVLFWREVPVDAHDLGSTARACQPRIWQAFMLRPGTVAAGQDFERALFVARRTIEKRAHEVGLPERSIFYVCSMSARTIVYKGMLVAGQLRTFYLDLNDATIETAIALVHSRYSTNTTPSWERAHPNRFMIHNGEINTLRGNVNWIRARQASLYSPVIAHLDQVLPIIDREGSDSAILDNVLEFLVMNGRPMTRALSMLIPEPWDHNDNLSDRRRAFCSYQSTLTEPWDGPAAIAFTDGRRMGAVLDRNGLRPARYTVTRDDRLVLSSETGVLDIAPDNVLMKGALAGGQMLLVDPDEGRIIWDDELKEGMASEQPFREWLDSTMLRVESLPLPSEPSPADACDPDAGALSPGDTLSSLAARYGLGYEDLVDAVVPMARDGKEPLASMGVDAPLAVLSQRPRRLFDYFKQLFAQVTNPPIDALREKMVTSTVLYLGNHGNLLQDSRANCRLIRLESPILDRDAFTRVRSIDKVGFRVTSLTCAFDRTAGPGALEAELDRLARAAEDAVRAGTNILVLSDRVREGQVPVPSLLSLGAVHHHLIRQNLRTHVDLVVEAGDIASTHDAAMLIGYSASAVYPYLAHAQIRNACARGLLPGIEPAQAIANFNKALTAGVVAIMSKMGISTMQGYHSAQVFEALGLSDEVVSRYFTGTVSRIGGLSVDDLQREACAKYDTAARLAGSAAPDQLANAGLTQWRPDGEDHLIDPPMIFALQTAARTGSREAWDAYTAIVNRPGRAITLRNLLDFDAAGRTPVPLDEVESADDICRRFKTGAMSYGSISREAHECLAVAMNRLHGFSNTGEGGEDVAREVPLAGGDSALSAIKQVASGRFGVTSRYLGSAREIQIKLAQGAKPGEGGHLPGKKVYPWIARTRRSTAGVGLISPPPHHDIYSIEDLAELIYDLKNANPSAAISVKLVSEAGVGTIATGVAKGGAEKILISGHDGGTGAAPRNSIYHAGLPLELGLAETQQTLLANGLRSRVMLEADGKLLTGRDVAIACLLGAEEFGFATGPLIALGCLMQRDCHQDTCPVGVATQSDRLRGHFAGKPEHVVNFMHFIAQDLRVIMAELGFRTIDDMVGHVECLRQVGVPGNAKAATVDLSAVLAPAKLMFGAGIPGAEAPHFLPDMAFAHHLERTLDATLFVPLTQTARETLAPARFRADIANVNRCVGTMLGSTVTKAYPEGMPDGSICIGCSGSGGQSFGAFLPAGVELRIDGDANDYFGKGLSGGTLSVRPPAESSLRADENIVVGNVAFYGATSGRGFVNGLAGQRFAVRNSGATLVVEGVGNHGCEYMTGGVVVVLGEVGQNFAAGMSGGVAFVYDEFETLERNTNLDMVRIETPTPDEIIQIRGLISEHVHHTNSARGIEMLYRFEAVQRRFKKVIPADYERMLTLIAAEEAAGKSHDDALADAFAVMTGRAK